A window from Candidatus Nitrosotenuis uzonensis encodes these proteins:
- the asd gene encoding aspartate-semialdehyde dehydrogenase, translating into MKKRVAILGATGAVGQEFIVSLKDHPWFEVTQLAASERSAGKKYIEAIRDPNSGIVKWQVGGDVPEYVRDMTVVSIDQVKTNELDLVFSAVESDAAREIETKFAKEVPVISTSSAYRYEEDVPILIPGINDDHVDLIETQKKNRNWKGYVLPLPNCTTTGLAITMKPLYENYGAKRVIMTSMQAISGAGRSPGVSALDVTDNLIPYIPKEENKVRIETAKILGKLKDGKIEPADIKVSCTCTRVPVIDGHTESVFVETSKPAKVEDVKHTIEEFSEHVSVQGLPSAPKDYLVVHKDPTRPQPRIDRELNDGMTTSIGRLEEDQIFDSGVKYVLFSHNKKMGSAKGAVLLAEMLYKKGKL; encoded by the coding sequence GTGAAGAAAAGAGTAGCAATACTTGGGGCAACGGGCGCCGTTGGCCAAGAATTCATAGTTTCGCTAAAGGATCACCCATGGTTTGAGGTAACCCAGCTGGCAGCATCGGAAAGGTCAGCCGGTAAAAAGTACATTGAGGCCATAAGGGACCCGAATTCAGGTATCGTAAAGTGGCAGGTTGGCGGAGACGTCCCAGAATACGTAAGGGATATGACTGTAGTCTCAATTGACCAAGTAAAGACAAATGAGCTTGATCTGGTGTTCTCTGCAGTAGAAAGCGACGCTGCAAGAGAGATTGAAACCAAGTTTGCAAAGGAGGTACCCGTCATAAGCACTTCGTCCGCCTACAGATATGAAGAAGACGTCCCGATCCTGATTCCCGGAATTAACGATGATCATGTGGATCTTATAGAGACTCAAAAGAAGAACCGCAATTGGAAGGGATATGTTCTACCCCTGCCGAACTGCACTACCACTGGACTTGCCATTACGATGAAGCCCCTGTATGAGAACTATGGGGCAAAGCGGGTGATAATGACATCCATGCAAGCAATATCTGGCGCCGGCAGATCACCGGGAGTCTCAGCGTTGGATGTAACTGACAACCTCATACCATACATACCCAAAGAAGAAAACAAGGTCAGAATTGAGACAGCCAAGATACTCGGTAAACTCAAAGATGGTAAAATAGAACCGGCAGATATCAAGGTAAGCTGCACGTGCACCAGAGTTCCTGTAATTGATGGCCATACCGAGTCTGTCTTTGTTGAAACTTCCAAGCCCGCAAAGGTCGAAGATGTGAAACATACGATTGAAGAGTTCTCAGAGCATGTCAGTGTACAGGGACTGCCATCAGCTCCGAAGGACTATCTTGTTGTTCACAAAGATCCAACAAGACCTCAGCCAAGAATTGATAGGGAGCTAAATGACGGCATGACCACATCTATTGGTAGACTGGAAGAAGACCAGATATTTGATAGTGGTGTAAAGTACGTCCTGTTCTCACACAACAAGAAGATGGGTTCCGCAAAGGGTGCGGTTCTTCTTGCAGAGATGCTCTACAAAAAAGGCAAACTTTAA